The nucleotide window TATTATTCCAGCATGTGCAGCTGGCCTTTTGGCTCTGTGCATATTCGTAATGTCCTATTGAAGTCATACTATATGATTCATGGCAAAGAAGAGTCTTTCTGTACCAGGATATTGTACACTTGCTCTCTGATGATCACTCTCTAAAAACAAAAACAgctttgtgtcacgatcgtctgaaggatgagaccaacgcgcagcgcgtgtaccgataaacatgatgactttatttaattaaagtgcaacacgacaaaacaataaaccacgatcatgaAGTTCCACGGTGCACTCACCGTAACGGAAacaaaaaacccacaaaccccacaggaaaacattcagaataaatatggctcccaatcagagataacgagccgacagctgacactcgttacctccgattgggagtcatagacaaacctagaaatacaaccaacagaaaggcaaacctagaaatacaaaaccaaaacaaaagacaccctaaatgaaaataacaaccctggctcaacaatcagagtccctggagccagagtgttacagtacccccctaaaggtgcgcactccgggcgcaccagcataccgtctggggagggtctgggtgggcgtctgtccaggtggcggctctggcccaggtcgtggtccccaccccaccatagtcattaCCCACTTAATATGCCTCCTACACATTACCCCCCAACTACACCCCACTGGggtaaggggcggcaccggactaaggggcagcaccggactaaggaccagcaccgggataaggggcagcaccgggctagggggcagcaccgggctaaggggcagcaccgggctaagggccagcaccgggataaggaccagcaccaggctaaggaacagtacctgactaagtggcagcaccggactgagggcagctccggactgaatggcggatcctggctggctggctctggcggatcctgctgctcgtggctggctgacggatctggctgctcatggcaggcggaaggctctggctgatcctgtctggcagaaggctctggctgatcctgtctggcagaaggctctggctgatcccgtctggcagaaggctctggctgatcctgtctggcggaaggctctggctgatcctgtctggcggaaggctccagcggctcccggtctggcgggacggctctgatggctcatggcagacgggcggctttgcagactTTGGGCAgaccgggcagttcaggccccgttgggcagaccgggcagttcaggcgccgttgggcagacgggcagttcaggcgccgttgggccggacggacagttcaggccctgttgggcagacggcagactctggccgtctgaggcgcatcggaGGCCTgtggcgtggtgccggaactggaggtaccgggctgaggacacgcatcacagggctagtggggagaagcaacagggcatgcttggccctggggacgcaccgtaggcctgttgcgtggtgccggaactggaggtaccgggctgaggacacgcatcacagaggctagtgcggggagaagcaacagggcatgcttggccctgggggcgcaccgtaggcctgttgcgtggtgccggaactggaggtacggactgaggacacgcatcacagggctagtgcggggagaagcaacagggcatgctggaccctgagaacgcacataagggctagtacggagagccggaacagggcagaccgggctggcgaagcgcaccgtatccatggtgcggggagcaggaacaggccgggctgggctggcgacgcgcaccgtatccctggtgcgggtggccggaacaggccgggccgggctggcgaagcgcaccgtatccatggtgcgggggcaggaacaggccgggctgggctggcgaagcgcaccgtatccatcgcggtgcggggagcaggaacaggccgggctgggctggcgacgcgcaccgtatccctggtgcgagtggccggaacaggccgggccgggctggcgtagcgcaccgtatccatggtgcggggagcaggaacaggccggtccgtaccgggaacacacaccactggcctcaaccgaggatcaggaacgggccggaccggactggcaacacacgtcagtctttcacgccgtgccacaaacacttcccttcctctactcgccaatggctcccgtattccgttagccttctctccttttctccctgtggcagcctcctgctgcccagccgcccaagccatgtgcccccccccaaaaatttcttggggttgcctctcgtccttccgacgaaaaacctgctgccgccgatgctcctctctcgccagggccttgatctttccccaaggtcccttgcctccgagcatgtcctcccaggaccacgatgtgcccacctgggccatcgccagcctctccatctccttgcccggcgcctccacccatgtccagtctctttgctcctgtacacgctgcttggtcttggtatggtgggtttttctgtcacgatcgtctgaaggatgagaccaacgcgcagcgcgtgtaccgataaacatgatgactttatttaattaaagtgcaacacgacaaaacaataaaccacgatcatgaagtcctcagtgacacgactgaaacggaaacaaaaacccacaattcccacaggaaaacattcagaataaatatggctcccaatcagagataacgagccgacagctgacactcgttacctccgattgggagtcatagacaaacctagaaatacaaccaacagaaaggcaaacctagaaatacaaaaccaaaacaaaagacaccctaaatgaaaataacaaccctggctcaacaatcagagtccctggagccagagtgttacactTTGAAGTAGATTCGGGACTCCTCAATCAGACTTGGGAACCAAAAAAACATGATCGAGTGTAGCTTCACCTAGATAGGAACAAGCTATAGAAATTACAGTAAAGAATGTATGGCAAGAAAAGTATATACTTGGCAAACACAACTAGAGCAAATACCGAGCCAAGACTCATAGCTCGCTGTCATCTACCTCAGACTAAGGTTTCCAAATAGTTGAATGTAGGCCATAAATATGGTCGGCAGAGTCAAAGCAAGTGCTGCTGGTTTAGCATCGAGGGATATGCTCTAGAGGTAACCCCAGTTTAAGGgtcagtgctatccgggatccttgggacatccctaccctaaacctgaccctaaccgtaacccttacctaaccctaaccttaacccttacctaaccctaaccttaacccttaccttaatttTAAATTTCAACTTCAACGGGGTAGTCCCAAGGATCCTGGATTGGAACAGACCCAGTTTAAGCCCTTTGGACAGGCTAACGTGCAGTACACGGAGACAGGCTCCAGCCCAGTAACCCTGGAGCTCTGGCGGCTAGCTAAGCTAAGTATGGCTGCTATGGGTGAGAGAGGCTGTCGTCAGCTGCTGGCGGTTTGGGGTATTTCAGGACGGCTCGGTGGGTGTTAGCTACCACTAGCCAGTGATTCAGGAAGAGGATCCTGAGGAAAGGATAACCTCAATGCTGTCATCCTACGCCGAGCCACCTACAATTAGATATATTTCAACTGTATAATCAGGCAGAATGGTAGACACACTGATGACCATGGACTTTCCCTGGTTTCCTTTCAGTGCATGTCCTACCAGCGACCACGGCCAAGAAGAGTCTGTGGAGACTGTTTGAAGGTAAGAACGCAACTCTCTTGTTCTCTGCATTGTACTTGACTAAAATAACGCAACAACAATAAATATGTCCTAAATATTTCTGCATAAGTGACTGACAACTGAAACACGAGTCTTCAGAGTTGTACGATACTATGACTGTGACTAATCTGGTTGGTTTTGTGTGTTTCAGACGTGTACCTGTGCGCTGTGCTGATCTGCTCTGTTGGACTGTTGTGCATGTGCATGTTCACCGTGGCGGTGACCTGCCAATATGTTCAGAGGAAGAAGAAGTTAAAAGGTGAGTAACACCCTATCCCCCCTCTTTCCATTCAACACTGAAACACTAATCTGGGCCACATTAACAGATCATTTAAAGCTAATGGACTCTGAGATGTAAAGCCAAGGCACGCTTTTTGATGACATGGTACAATGTTTTTTGCCCATCCTGCACTAATGCTTTGTCTCATTGCCTCATAGACAACTACCATTTGGTCAAGAGCCTACAGAACAGGTAACCTTCATCATTCAAACTAAAGTAACTGTGACTTATACTTCATCCACTATGGTACACACAGACTCTTTTCTTCCATGACTGCGATGGATACTTACATTTCCCTGCTTTAATTCTGCTGTGAACATGCCTGTCTGCTGTCTGCAGTTCAGGGGAGATGGTGACCAGTCTAGTCAGTGTGTCTTCTGCCCTGCCCAAAAAGCAGAGGAGGTACAGGAAGAAACGGAGCAAAACGCAGTCAGAGATACCACCAGAAATACCAGTTAAAGGTAAACAGACAGACTCTCAACAACATCATACATCTGTACCACAATTTCCCCTACCCAAGCATGTATGTTTTCTTACAAGCCTATCTTCATATCCACATTTGGGTATATGGTCTGGGGGAGGGAATGTGGTTAAAGTGATCATCAGAGCATAAAGGTGTACTGAAAACGGTGTGCTTCCTGATGCTAGAGATGTGAATTATCTGAGGAACATTGCTTTACTTGCTACTACCTTTTGAGTCCATATATGGATCTACTATACTGTACGTGCTGGAATAGATCAACTGGAAAAAGAGCAAAGCAACTTTTCTTTTCAACTCTTTGTGATATCAGTGTGTTACCAGAAATAGTGCCAAGTTTATGGTCAACTAATCATGTAAGACAGCTGATTTTAAGAAAGTAACGTTTGTTCTTGATGGTGATATTTTGGTTCACCCTTGAGATTAATAGGCTGATGTTCGGCAGTTTTAAAGTGTTGCATCTGTCTCACAAGGAGTTCATGTCATGTTGTAGTAGTCTGAATGTGTCAAACGTATGTCTGTTCAACTCTGCTTTGACGTCTGCGTCCAAATCATCACTAATCAATGACAGGACGGGCATGTAAACATTGCAGACGGAGAACATTTTCGTTCTGGGTTTGGGTTTGAGGGGGAATATGTTTTTTGTTACACAGACAATGTGTTCCCTCGCTGCATACAGTAAATGATCATTGTATTCTTCCACAGCACCCATAGCAGACAAAATCCCAAAACCCAAACTTTTAAAGGTACAGCCGATGAAAGTGGTCTTGGTAAGTGTTCTGGGGTAACTCCTGATTCTTACATACAATTTGTTAGGCAACAGCTACAGTATTTCTGTAGAGGGCTGTCCAGAAATCTAGCATTTTCCTTTAAGTTGTTTTACTTTAAGTTTTACTTAGTTCGATTTTTGTGTATATGTGACTGTTATCCCGAGGTAATTATTGTCCAGTATCATATTGTAATAGACACAACATGAATAACTCGATTGACAAGTCTGCTTCTTCACACGTTTCATCTTTCTCCCCTGTAGCCGAAGATTACAGAGGAGAGCCTGACATATGCAGAGTTGGAGCTGGTCAAGCCTCTGCCGGACAACAAAGCCTCGTGCACAAGCACCGTGTACGCCCAGATCCTCTTTGAGGAGAGGCAAGTATGAGAAACACACCACTTATAGCTGTAGCTCATGTACAACATGTTCTATATATAATCAGCATTATTGTTTTATATAGTGTATTTCAATAAATTATTGGCaagttatttgtatttttttacaaAGCCAAAATGAGATGAGACACAAATGGGTTTTCTATACTGTGTTGAATTCTTATATTACAAATGACTTTTtacattctttattttttttatatattttttacatctgCTTGATGTCTGTCATCTTCTGCTATGTTATTACAGCAGTACTGCAGCTGCGAAGGTTGACATTAAGGCAACAATTAGACGCCCACCCTCAGGCGATACATTTGTGCTATCACACAGCTCTTTCAACTGGTGCCAAAGTCAACGGGCTCTTGGTGACCCACTGTACTCAGAGCTGTGATCAGCTGTGACGGAACAGTTTAACTGGCTGCAAACAAAAGTCATTGTTTGGTTTGACTTGTAGCACCAGTGTATTCCTCTCACCTTATGATTACATAGCACATCATTAGGTGAGATTTTTGTAGTTTTGACTCCTGATAAGAACTACACCAATGACTAACTGCCGTTTCTTTATCTCTCAAGATCTGCACAACAGCGGAGATATTGTCTTCTGGTTTTTACTTTTCCGTGAATTTAAGTGTGTGTAAAAATGCTTAGTATGTTTAATGACCCCTTGGCTTTAACCATGGTAAAGTGAGCAAAACAAAAGGTAATTTTTTCTCCCCCAGTGAACTTGAAATGCCAGACATCCAGGCACCATAACCATTCCCCATCCCCCATTAGTCTCTCTCATTCATGAAGATCTATACATTGACTAATAATCCCCAGAGTGCATTGAGACGATTCCATGTAGGAAAAAAACAAGTCCTTCCCACATACATTGACCACAATGAAATCTatctacacacatctacacaaTGACTCAAAGTAAACTTCCTGGGGTGAGAAAAATATCTTAAAACCTTTTTAAACTGTGAAAATTAGTCTCCTCCAAACCACATTTGACTTAATGGGAGGCCACTGCGTGGACCTCTAACTAGAACCATGTGTGAATGCTGAACATTGCACTTTCCTCTGCACTTTTCCTCTGCCATTCGTTTCACCCGGAGAGTGCCGTCGTCCGCACTCGTCAACATTACTCTCCTTTCTATTTGGAGCGCTTCTGTTGTTTGTTTTTGTCATTTGAAATGACATGTCGTCGTTGTCTGATGAAAACCTTGTAACTCCATTTTTGCCAATTTAAATGTTTTTACATTTATTCAATGTACTCTCAACATATCAATTCACTAGGACCaagaaaatgtattcaaaatagcttctgaGGTTTCATAATTGTATGTTTGTTTCATTTACTGAAAAGTTTCTGTTTTGGAGATAAGAGGTTTTCATCAGACAGCgatgatatgtgtgtgtataatgtattataaatgtgttgtATAAACATAAAGCAGATGCATATGATCAGTGGTTATTAATCGCGTTTCCTTGTGCTTTCCTTCAAACCTCAACAGGATATCACTTCAGTGAAAAGTCATGTTATAAGGAAAAGGGAAATCGAACAACTAGCAGGTAAAAGAGAGATTTTGTGGTTTGACCATACCTCCATGTGTGCTTAATTGAGGAAATGGAGAGTGGGGTAAGGAGTGTCTCCTATTGTGGAGGAATAactgtaatgagagagagagagagagagagagagagagagagagagagagagagagagagagagagagagagagagagagagagagagagagagagagagagagagagagagagagagagactaaatgAGAGGAGCAGTGTAACAGGCCCAGACAGGTTAGCAGAGGGAGCATTCGGAGTGACTTTAAATAGACCCAAAGAACAGTCTGCCTCCCTGCCCTGCACTCAGATGAAACTACAGAAGCCAGggggaaaaaaagaaaaacaaagcatatttttttgtgtgtcacGGAGGTGGTCAGATCTAAAGTCTCCAGACATCACAAAGTTTCTGAATTGCAGTGTACAGTAAACATAGTGTAGCTGTTGCCTACGTATATCCTGTGTGGTAAGAGAAATAGGTACCGTGATTGTCAAAGTACCAGTCTGACATCTCTGACTCAGACTCAATAATCTATAGGAAATTAACACTTTAGGCTATTTAACCATGTCATGTCTCTCTGCAAATTACCAACTGGCTCTGTTAAACTCTCATTGTGTTCAAAGAGTGTTTAGGTCATTGGCTCACACTAAAAGTGTTGGGCCGTAACTAATGAAAACAGTTTGGTGCCTGATCCCCTCTGGCCCCATGCTGATGACATCACTCCTTAGTGACACACTATGAACGAAGCATTACATCTTTACAATATACAGCAAATTACTATTTTCATTGACGATGTTCTTCTGTATCGACAGGGTTGTTTCTTTTTCCACAATCACATTGGTAAGCAATGGCACAGTATCCAACTTCTCTCACAACCAAGCCCTTACATGTTCCTGTAAATCATAGTACCATTAGACACATTATGCAACTTCTCCAACTAAAATGATTATTGATACTCAGTCAAGTACCTTTGAAGTAGTTCCACAAACATTTATACAATAAAGAGCTCTTTGAATTTGATCTTTAGACTGTATGACAGGGTTGTATTGAGTCAGAGGAGAACAAAACCACATCCATTCAGGACTTGAATAAACATAACGACATGTTTATGCCCTTCCTTGCCTGTTTTCCTAAACATGATGTCCAACAAACTATAACTCATCCCTTGAATAGGCTACATGGCTAATTTGGCTATTCTTGAAATGAATTACAATACCAAAACAATCCAAAACAAAGATAGAAGACTTGCCAAGAAAATAAATGAGAATTGTACAGAAATCCTTTGTGAGTATCATCAGATGATTAGATAATTAGTCACTTGGGGTCTTATTTAACATATAATGACGCCTCTGTACCTGGTGACCAAGTGGGGCAGTAACACCAGACcagaggaaggaaacagagagGCTGTAGCAGACACTGTCAGCTGGCGCAGGTTTGGGGGTAGGAAAGCTGGACCGGACAGAACGGACGTCCTGCTAACAAGGACGTGAACACGGGTGGCTGCGTTcacacaggcagaccaattctgatatttttccgaCTAATTGTTtttttcacatcagatattttttcagagctgatgtgattggtcaaaagaccaattagtgaaaaaatatcataattgggctgcctgtttaaATGCAGCCGATGTGTCCAGCAATCCAGCCTCAGCACTTGGCCAATGTGCTAGTATCGCAGCAGTAGATAGCCCAGTATGATTGTTAGTGTTTGACATTGTCAGCTACTAGAGGGTTTTCTTGAATGAAACAATAAGTATAATCAAAGTGTATCAGTAGAATAAACCCATAATAAGCTAAATGAATAGGTTAGTTAAAACACCAGTGAATGAAATGCAGGTATGTGTGTTTATAATCAACTGGTTGTCTGGCTGATACAAAGGAATCATCACCCCTCAAGTAGAGCAGAGCTCTTTTTACAGGGGAGGATGACAGACTGAACACAGGTAAACAAGAGGCCCTTGTGATGTGATGTCC belongs to Coregonus clupeaformis isolate EN_2021a chromosome 1, ASM2061545v1, whole genome shotgun sequence and includes:
- the LOC121582096 gene encoding V-set and transmembrane domain-containing protein 4-like, producing the protein MKISSVVIVLLTRAFIGEVCQAINVTVTPSPFTVAQEGENVTLTCQVSQRRRSSSLPVVKWTFLPERSSSDEEFLIARVNMRKARFYGNYTKSFPWPKLKLTVVKQGKIFDLLIMNISEEDRGLYICRVQEFKRHQNRWKASTNSTAATELRMHVLPATTAKKSLWRLFEDVYLCAVLICSVGLLCMCMFTVAVTCQYVQRKKKLKDNYHLVKSLQNSSGEMVTSLVSVSSALPKKQRRYRKKRSKTQSEIPPEIPVKAPIADKIPKPKLLKVQPMKVVLPKITEESLTYAELELVKPLPDNKASCTSTVYAQILFEESSTAAAKVDIKATIRRPPSGDTFVLSHSSFNWCQSQRALGDPLYSEL